In the genome of Sardina pilchardus chromosome 14, fSarPil1.1, whole genome shotgun sequence, one region contains:
- the LOC134101277 gene encoding integrin alpha-2-like, producing MTRPTQGSLIPHCQSFNVGTSGAKVFSRPAVEEFGYTVQQFTNHLGKWLLVGSPWSGTPDNRKGDIYKCDITGPGSNCERLNLQDSVTISGVENINVNMSLGSTLTQPTNETFMTCGPLWAQRCGSHYFYPGVCAEVSAHFGPLQTFSPAHLSKSHCGPVDIMVVLDGSDSIYPWPPVVAFLKKLIENVEIGPDKTQVSVMQYSVDTSFEFRFNSYGSKESMLAAVSNMPQKRGDQTNTFSAIQFASEYAFLPQYGGRPGATKVMVVVSDGESNDKVMRDQAMAACEQQGITRFSIAVLGYYNRNNIDPKVLITEMESIASIPTERHYFHVAAEEALLEIAGTLGDRIFNIEGMLGKDEDFQMEFAQVGFSAHQTSKEGVVMLGAVGAYGWSGTVVHQKGQTSDVLPEKAFESILESKNHSSYIGYSVTSLSHGSTEYFVAGAPRANHSGLVVVYTLDSSAQASIIDTQRGTQVGSYFGSVMCPLDVNRDGVTDVLLVGAPMFMSEDKKETGKVYVFSITNGILSDQGFLVGPSAVENARFGMAISAVPDLNLDGFSDVVVGAPLEDNSHGVIYVYFGDKTTVRLQHSQRITGLKVDPALQYFGRSLDGSGDLNGDAIPDISVGSYGKVVQLWSRGVVVVAAEVSSIPEYISILNKTCSLRGRTASCFTAKVCFTAQLRPAATMGPAAITYTITLDADLQSSRVSSRGQFSNSERTVQKDISISTQQLCVDHIVYVQDSSDLMNSFALRVDIALQAPDSNPVLDVFSTTAWDFFIPFSKDCGTDDVCVSDLQLRVRKSGEQSSSSPMLVSQKNRRLSFMVSVTNKKQNAYNARVSAAFSKNLFYATITQPNNVTEVKCTSTGEFRNLSCQVGSHVLMKDQTVTFEMIFDFNTDQLLREAQVTFEAQSDSEEENPTDNMVHQSIPVQYNSEIILTREADTSFYMVDKTYQVRTEIRSYEDIGPEFNFMLKVSTGNFPVSLAYLTISLPIKTFLGNPLLYLTGVTTAPSSSVSCDANRVLKALKKGRHLRSPTFIKESFKGIGSLNCNTSQCQTMTCVLKDIAIKSHYLVNVTTRIWNSTFALASFEALSLSVSADIETDVPDLLVITDKHCKVNVTIIRSGGKGDIPFIVIVGSVLGGLLLLAIVTLTLWTLGFFKRKHKQLSTTDGKKETD from the exons GGGCCACTTTGGGCCCAAAGGTGTGGGAGTCACTACTTCTACCCCGGAGTCTGTGCTGAAGTCAGCGCCCATTTCGGTCCACTTCAAACATTCTCTCCAGCCCATCTGAGTAAGAGCC ACTGTGGGCCAGTGGACATAATGGTTGTGTTGGATGGGTCCGACAGCATATACCCCTGGCCACCAGTTGTTGCTTTCCTCAAGAAGCTCATAGAGAATGTGGAAATCGGCCCCGATAAAACTCAG GTCAGTGTCATGCAGTATTCTGTTGACACATCTTTTGAGTTCCGGTTCAACTCTTATGGAAGTAAAGAGTCCATGCTCGCTGCCGTGTCTAACATGCCACAGAAAAGGGGGGACCAGACCAATACATTTTCAGCCATTCAGTTTGCCAG TGAGTATGCTTTCCTCCCACAGTACGGAGGACGCCCAGGAGCCACTaaagtgatggtggtggtgtctgACGGGGAGTCTAATGATAAAGTCATGCGAGATCAAGCGATGGCAGCATGTGAACAACAGGGCATCACCCGCTTCAGTATCGCT GTCCTCGGCTACTACAACAGGAACAATATAGATCCCAAAGTTCTAATCACGGAGATGGAGTCCATAGCCAGCATTCCGACGGAGCGCCACTACTTCCACGTGGCGGCTGAGGAAGCTCTCCTTGAGATCGCAGGAACTCTGGGAGATCGCATTTTCAATATAGAGGGTATGC TTGGCAAAGATGAAGACTTTCAGATGGAGTTTGCACAAGTTGGTTTTAGCGCTCATCAGACCAGCAAAGAG GGAGTAGTGATGTTGGGAGCAGTAGGAGCGTATGGTTGGAGTGGAACAGTTGTTCATCAAAAGGGTCAGACATCTGATGTTTTGCCTGAGAAAGCTTTTGAGAGCATCCTGGAGAGCAAAAATCACAGTTCCTACATTG GCTACTCAGTGACATCGCTGAGTCACGGCAGCACGGAGTACTTTGTTGCTGGAGCCCCACGGGCGAACCACTCTGGCCTGGTGGTGGTCTACACACTGGACAGCTCAGCACAGGCCTCCATCATAGACACCCAGAGGGGCACTCAG GTGGGCTCCTACTTTGGCAGTGTGATGTGTCCACTGGATGTGAATAGAGATGGCGTGACTGACGTGCTGCTGGTGGGAGCTCCCATGTTTATGAGTGAGGACAAGAAGGAGACGGGGAAGGTCTACGTCTTCTCCATCACCAAC GGGATTCTGAGTGACCAGGGCTTCCTAGTCGGTCCTTCAGCTGTGGAGAATGCCCGATTTGGGATGGCCATCTCTGCAGTACCGGACCTCAACCTGGACGGCTTCAGTGACGTTGTGGTGGGAGCACCTCTGGAGGACAACAGCCATGGAGTCATTTACGTCTATTTTGGAGATAAGACCACTGTCCGACTGCAACATTCGCAG AGAATTACGGGATTGAAGGTGGACCCTGCGCTGCAGTACTTTGGACGCTCTCTAGATGGCAGTGGAGACCTGAATGGAGACGCCATCCCAGACATCTCAGTGGGGTCTTATGGGAAGGTGGTGCAGCTCTG GTCTCGAGGAGTAGTTGTGGTCGCTGCTGAGGTCTCCAGTATACCAGAGTATATCAGCATCCTGAACAAAACCTGTTCTTTACGGGGCAGGACGGCATCCTGCTTCACGGCTAAGGTGTGCTTCACGGCCCAGCTCCGGCCCGCTGCCACTATGGGACCAGCAG CCATAACCTACACAATCACCTTGGATGCGGACCTGCAGTCTTCCAGAGTCAGCTCCAGAGGCCAGTTCAGTAACTCTGAGCGCACTGTACAGAAAGACATAAGCATCAGCACACAGCAACTGTGTGTGGACCACATAGTTTATGTGCAG GATTCATCTGACTTGATGAATTCGTTTGCTTTACGAGTAGACATCGCTCTCCAAGCACCAGATTCCAACCCAGTTTTAGATGTCTTCAGTACAACAGCATGGGACTTCTTT ATTCCATTTTCAAAAGACTGTGGcacagatgatgtgtgtgtgagtgatttacagttgagagtgaggaagagtggagagCAGTCAAG CTCCTCTCCCATGTTGGTCAGTCAGAAGAACAGACGACTGTCTTTCATGGTATCAGTCACCAATAAGAAGCAGAATGCGTACAATGCCAGAGTCTCGGCCGCGTTTTCTAAGAACCTCTTCTATGCCACAATCACACAGCCT AATAATGTCACTGAGGTGAAATGCACATCTACTGGAGAATTCCGAAACCTGTCCTGTCAGGTGGGCAGCCATGTCCTCATGAAAGATCAGACG GTGACTTTCGAGATGATTTTCGATTTTAATACTGATCAACTTCTGAGGGAGGCCCAAGTAACCTTTGAAGCCCAAAG TGATAGCGAAGAGGAGAACCCTACAGATAATATGGTTCATCAGTCCATCCCTGTGCAGTATAACTCTGAGATCATTTTAACAAG GGAAGCTGATACGTCTTTTTACATGGTTGACAAAACTTACCAAGTTAGAACTGAAATAAGAAGTTATGAGGACATTGGCCCAGAATTTAACTTTATGCTAAAG GTTTCTACAGGGAACTTCCCAGTTAGTCTGGCCTATCTCACAATCTCTCTGCCAATCAAAACATTTCTGGGAAACCCTTTACTCTATCTGACTGGAGTGACGACAGCACCC TCTAGCAGTGTGAGCTGTGATGCGAACAGGGTTCTCAAGGCACTGAAGAAAGGCAGACATCTCCGTTCACCCACCTTCATCAAGGAGTCATTTAAGGGCATTGGtagcctg AACTGCAATACCTCACAATGCCAGACCATGACGTGTGTTCTCAAAGACATTGCCATCAAGAGCCACTATTTAGTAAACGTTACAACGCGGATATGGAACAGTACCTTTGCTTTA GCATCCTTTGAGGCCttgtctctgagtgtgagtgccgATATTGAGACTGACGTGCCAGATCTACTGGTGATTACGGACAAACACTGCAAG GTGAACGTGACCATCATCAGATCTGGAGGGAAAGGGGACATACCCTTCATTGTAATCGTCGGAAGTGTGCTTGGTGGTCTTCTTCTTCTGGCAATTGTAACATTGACACTGTGGACG CTTGGTTTCTTCAAGAGGAAGCACAAACAGCTGAGTACGACGGATGGTAAAAAAGAGACTGACTGA